The segment ATTCTCTTTCATTATCTCTCCAAACATTAATTTTTCCACATATAACTTTTAACAGTATTTTCATTTGTCTTAACAAGCTAGGTATTTGCACTGCATAATTTAAAttgatataataacatattgGTAAAATACACATGCTAAGAAATACAAAGAGAATTCTTTTGAGCCAAGAAtgatatagatatatacTAAATAATAATCCATATACAATATTAAATGTTGGTAAGAGTACAATTAATACTAATACTTTATAACTTGATACTACATCTCCTCCTTGTATTTTTATCGTACTATTTCTAAGAGCATCTTTTCTATGTCTTTCAgctaaatatatagaaattAGAACTAAGGGTAAccataataatgaaaaggTCATACCAAAAATaacacaaaaaataaatgtacatatatgttcaataaattttaatgtAGCTGCTGAAGTAGATTGTTTAAGCATCCAAACTTCATCatctttaattttatttgcttgtaataatttttcatagCATTTTAATTCATAAGATAAATTTTCAATAACTTTGGAATTACCAAATTTCCAAAAcattttacaaaataattgtaaattattatatattttattttttgaaatagTCATTCTTTCAGGTGTATATAAACTTACACACAATTCAATGCATCTACTGGTTTCATGGTCTTTTGATGTAAGCATACAACTTCTCATTCCTTCTTCAATTTTGCTTAATAATTTAGAAATGGCTTctctattattattattatattctttacATAAATCTTGCGATATTATAATAGCATTACCATAAAATAATGTAGCACAACCTTGTAATTGATACAATTTCGAATATGACAAACCAACAGGTATAATAGAAACATCTTCAATACCATCAGCTAAAGCACATAATGTCATAATGGCTACACCAGGTTTTAATGGAAGTAAATTAGTACGATCATGTGAACCACCTTCTGGAAATATACCAATAGTATCACCATTTTTTAAACTATTTGTAACTAAATTATAAACTTCTGtttgatttattttaggtaaaattttaaatgGTACACCATTAATTTTATCTTCACattctatatttataactTCTTGAATTAATAATTCAGTTTCTGATTCTATTTTAACAACTGgaaacattttattttgtattaataatttatcaCCCATTTGAACATCCAATCGAAATCTAGTATTTATTCCTGTTATTTTTACATCACCTTCATTCCAACATATATGACCAATAcctttaaattttaaatcTTGCGGTCTCTTCACACTAATACAACCAATAACACTAGCCAACTTTCCAATTACAGCTCTTCGCATAGATTTCTCAGCAACAATAAATTTTACCTGTCTAGGAATATTTGCTATCAATACACAGGCATCAATAAACTGATTATTATGATTCCCAACAAATATAACAGATCCATACAAGGGCACATTTTCTGGATTTATAACGTTCACATCTCTAAATACTGATTTTACTATAACTTTACATAACCATCTTattaaaaagtaaaaatctggcattatttaaaaaatttttaaatatacaaaaaaaaaatatataaaataataaataaataaataaatataacacATGTACCCCCaatggaaaaatatataaattatataaaatgtttaaatataaaaaaaaaaaaaaaaaaatgtatgtATCCTGTAgttttctttctttttttcttttttttttttttttcttatttataatcatatatgtcacatattatatatcttataatGATAACATATTGCAAGAAGcaagaaaatattttgttcattatataataaaatccTATAGAaactatattatatataaagagataaatatatataaaatataaaatttaaatataaaaaaaaaatatatatatatatatatatatatataatatatatgttatttatatatatatgtgacCAAAAATTTTTAgggaaataaaatatttaaaaagaaatattaatatttatattagaACAATACATCAAAAgttaaaaatgaataaaataataaaaagtatttcatatataaaatatatgtatatatatatatatataataatgtatttaaaaggaaaaagaaaaataattgaaaaaaatagatatatttttatggatacgtaaaaaaaaaaaatatttattttatataatatatttatttttataaatttatacttttgaatatattatataatgaaattttaaaatatggcatacaaaaaagaaatattatacatattattatatatatatttaataaattaaatgtatacataatatatatatattatatatacttatttcatattatataaatataatatatatatatatatatattttaagcCCTGGtatttacataaatatatattatattatatataattttttatattttaaaaaaaaatatattaactatttaaaatattatctcacaatttttttttctaaatatatCCATTTAGAAAAGATTACATCTTTTCcatatatttgtaaatattcaagtaatgaaattataatattttaaatatatataaatatacatatgtaattttttttttttttcttttcgTTTAAATCGTctcataaatatattaaaaaaaaaaaaaaaaaaaattgaagTCTCTTTAATTTTGTAATTAACTTGGTctaaaagaaaataaaaaaacagaaaaggatatatataaaatttataatataatatattaaaatgtaaatatattaatatgatacatatatatatatatatatatattaaaagaattatttctttcaaatcctatatttataacaatCATAAATATAGCAACACACGGattacataaaataatccatattaaaaaaaagaaaaaaaaaaaaaaaacatagtaaatattattttattctgAAATACACatcttaatatatatgtaaaaattataaaagtgtaaatataatataacatgaaatattaatatgtatatatatatatatatatatatttttaaatagaatattcaaaaaaaaaaaaaaaaaattacaatttttcatattaattattatgcTCGCACattcataatttattttaactttatcccttttttcttttcatttctttttttttcttttgttttcttttgatttcatttccttttttttttttctttttctttgcctttatatgttcatatttcatttttcattaatgttagaaaagatatatatagtttCAATAAagtatttaaaaaaaaaagaattatatatatatatatatatatatatatatataatgtcatagttttaatttaaaaacataaaaataaataaaattaaaattaaaaaaattaaaataaaataataataataatcttATATTCTTAATAAACTGTCTTATATACAACCttgttctttttcttttccattttttcCATTCTTTTGGATGGTTCCGCAGATCCaaactaaaaaaaaaacataaacaaaataataaatatatattataatacaatgttacataaaatagggggaatatatatatatatatataatctcAAGTATATATTACTGGTGAGCTCAAAAAGtatttgaaaataaaattaataatttgaTAAGCCGCATATAATggtataattatatatatgtaaaaaaatttaaaagaaaaaaatagtcctatatttatacaaaagGACAATATTAAAACATCTGTGTAATAcctgaaaaaaaaaaaaaaagaaaaaaaaatgaaaatatacacatatataaaatatatataagtatatattatatgttcatattcatattaCAATGATGCCTCATTGATATTCAATCGctataaaataataaaattatttatctATCGTCATATATTCAATATTAAATAGGATCTTACGTATAATTCATTCCATTCGTTAATCCATAGTGTATACTTTttatacaataataataacaaaaaaataataaacaatGTAAGccaaaaatatattttgtaattaaattatatctgaaataaaataaaaagataatataaacaagctgcaaaaaaaaaaaaaaaaaaaaaaattacataacaaggattaaatatataacgATTACATACATTATGTAGATGctgaaaatatttatgatattCTATTtcacatataatatatatatatatatatatttatttatttatttatttatttgtattcatattattaatatgtcCTTACGGAAAAAATGCTAAAAAATGCTGAGgcataaataataaatgtacTCGCCTTTTTTAAACGTTTCTTCTCAGATTGACCTGCCATTTTCACTAttcagaaaaaaaaaaaaaaaggaaaaaaaacaaattttcaaaactttttaaaatttctcttaaaaaacagaaaaaaaagaaacaaaaaaaaatcgAAATAAAGATCTAATTATGCTTATATGTCAATgtaattttaaaatattatatattcattttattaaatttacaaatacttatgatatatttttttttttttttttttttttttttttttttttttttttttttttttttttttgtagttttaaaaaaaaaaaaaaaaaatgagaaaaaaaaaagggttttcaaaggaaaaaaaaaaaaaaaaattaaaaaaaaaaaaaaaaaaattattaaaaaaaaaaaaaaaaataaaaataaaaaNNNNNNNNNNNNNNNNNNNNNNNNNNNNNNNNNNNNNNNNNNNNNNNNNNNNNNNNNNNNNNNNNNNNNNNNNNNNNNNNNNNNNNNNNNNNNNNNNNNNataaaaaaaaacatattattatataatataatatatatatatatatatatatatataattataatatatattataaaactttaaataaatatataaatattgtattttttttttgtattattctctttattatatcgtattattaataatattttctcAATTCTTAAAAggataattataattataaaaattaatttattttatttaaaaggtatcgtcttatatatatatatatatatatatatatatataatacatatattttttttttaatcatTGTTTATATTCCTAATTTTCAATGATAGGataaatttcttttatttaatattatattttttaatgtgttctaataatatgaaaattattatataagtttaaatataatgcaatttataaaaaaaggataaaaatatacaattcagtatatattaatgttcaattttatttctttatttatgtattaaaaaaggtGTAAAATATTGGTATACtatatgttaaatatatattttatatagcataaaaaaatatgcacattaaaagaatacacatttttattttttctacttatattcattttaatgaaattttaaagaaattaattataattgaatacatattttataatatatatatatatatatatatatatatcaatatgtaaataaaatatatttaacgTAAATAACATTATCTACGAAACaattaaatacatatatatatatatatatatatatatatatatatatatgtatacatgtattttatgaaatctataaaaatatatacttcTTTTAATGGGATTTTTAAATACAATAtagaagaatatattttattgaCAATACATTTCAAAATGGgaaaagatataaatatataatagcatgtttcattaaataacatatatatatatatatatatatatatatatatttatttatttatttattaatttatttattttctatgCTTTCATAAAGAATCTTAAgatatttcttttttttttcttaaatacAGTGAAATCTCCTCCATCTGAAGCTTCTTCGTCGtcatttttctttactTCATCATTctcattttcttcatttcCATTAGCTAattcatcattttctttatttttactagAATTCtcatctttatttttttcaccATCTTTTTTCTCTCCgtctttatatttttctgCCTTTTCAATTTCATTATCTATtactttattattatttctcCAACTTTTTGTATTTTCTTCACTTGTTTCGTGTTTTGCTTTTGAATCATTATCTTCTTTTAAATTCCATGCATTTTTAGTCCTTTCCTCAGTAGTACCATTTCTCTTTGAAATATCgttttctctttttttttcattctcTGGTTTTCCACTTCTTTCACGTCTTCTTGAATCCCTATCCAATTTGTCATCTCtatcttttttatgatCTCTATCACTTCTTTTAATATCTCGATCTCGATCTCTGTCACGATCGCGTTCTCTTTCTCTATCTCTATCACGATCTCGTTCTCTATCTCGATCGCGGTCTCTTTCTCTATCTCTATCCCTATCTCTTTCTCTGTCCCTATCACGATCTCTTTCTCTATCTCTATCCCTATCTCTTCTATGTTCTCTATCTCTATCACGATCTCTTTCTCTATCTCTATCCCTATCTCTTTCTCTGTCCCTATCACGATCTCTTTCTCTATCTCTATCCCTATCTCTTCTATGTTCTCTATCTCTATCGCGATCTCTTTCTCTGTCCCTATCTCGGTCTCTTTCTCTGTCTCTATCACGATCCCTTTCTCTATCTCTATCCCTATCCCTTCTATGTTCTCTATCTCTATCTCTATCACGATCTCTTTCTCTGTCCCTATCTCGGTCTCTGCCACTCCAATCCCTTCTGTCTCTCATTTCAGATCTATCTCTATGTGCACCATCATGATGATCATCATGTCTTCTATAGGAATCATCTCCATTCTGGGATCCTCCTTTATCACCTCTTCTCCACGTTAAATCATCATCAATAGAAGACTTCCTATGAGACCTTTCACTTCTTCTGGATTCTTCctttttccttttcattTGTAAGTCCATTTCCAAATCTCTTTCTCTTTGTGCCTTACTAATTTCCTCAAGTTTCTTTCTAGcttcttcttttttctttctttccatctcttcttttaataatcTTTCTTCCTCCTCTTCCCTTCGTTTTCTTTCTTCTTCGGCTTTTATTTTCCTAATATGTTGATCTCTTCTTTCTTTTGCTCTTTgaattttttcttcttttaatatattatatagtCTTTCTTTTTGGGCCTTCAAATTCTTTTCAAATTCTTCAACTCTTAatttcatttcatttttgGTAAATTCTTCAATATCAACAGAAAATTTCACATACTcttccttttcttttaagGCAGCTTCAAAATCAGCCTTTTGTTCTTCTTCAGCAGCTTTTTGTTCTTGTAACAAAATTTCGGTATCCTCTTGGAAAACTAGAGCAATCCATCTATTCATATGGCTAAGTTCAACTTGCCTAACAGCTCTGAAATAATGATCAACCTTTTTAGCTTCCATTTTTCTGACtttaataatttcatttCTTTCATTTAATCTTAATTTTTCTTGTGCTTCTTCGATATCATCAAAATCAACATAAccatttaatatatcatcaaTGGTTATTTCATCCATATATTTACCtttcattaatattttcgTAGTATTTGTTgaacataattttttaatttcttttaacATTTGTTCTGCAGCTTCagttttctttttatgCTTTTCTTCTTTGATTCTTAATTTTTCGCCCTTTCTAGCtaattcttcttttttctctttttcaAGTTTTTCCTctaataatttcttttccATTTTTAATTTGAGTTGTGCTTGTTCCAATTCCTTTTGTTTctttaataattcttttctCTTCTTATTATGTTCTTCACTTAATAATTGAATTTTGTGATGTTCTTCATCAATCTTTTCgtaaattttctttaatactttttcattttcaaTAGGTTTCTCTTCAAATACTTCATTTTCAATAATATCCTCAAGAGTAGCtgtattataattaatatttttattactcTTATCTAAGTAGGCAAATTCTTCTTCATATGTCAAAGTTGACATGGTTAAATTCTCTACTTCATTTTCTATAGCTATCGTTTCATTAATCATTTTTAGTCCATTTTGAAGAtcattatacatattaataagaGAATCTTTAATCATCACACTACTATTTAAAACTTGTTTATCTCCAAAATGGATAGCTCTCATGGTTAAATCAATTTTCATTTCTAATTCCCTTTGATAAACTAAATCGACTAACATTTTTTCTGCTTCATTCCATGACATAAAATGATCTGGacatatattttcaataaaataatcaaTCGAAATATAGCTATATACTCTAGATAATTGTAATATAAgtttatgaaaaattacttccttaatttttttagtATATATAGCGTATTCTGTATTTTCcaattcttttaataatactTCGCATTCTAAACACAAACTTAATGGTGTAAATTGATTTTCTAACaatgaatataatttctgtatattttcatcagcataatttaaaatatttcttattcTTAATGCATTCTTTAGGGATTCTTTTACTGGTACACTAGTATGTCCTAAAAGTTGCgacatttttttatgtgcTTCAAATTGTTTCGTAAAATCttcacttttttttttatttccaATAACAGGTATTGATAATACAGCTAAAACAGCtttattacaaatatacgttttttctttttctgtcatatttcttttaaaatttaatatatgaaaacAGTATTTTAACCAAGCTAATCCATGAAATAATTCACTTTCATAAACGAATAATATATCTGCCATcttttcataaaatatagCTATCCAATTTCGTAATTTTTCTTTAGATTGATTTAATGAATGAGAAGTATTATGACCAGTACCAACATTTCCATCTGTCGTTTTGGTTATTGTATCTCCACTTTGTATTTTTCCATCTTCTTCATCctccttattattattattattattattgttattgttattattattgttattattattgtcattattattattgtcattattattattattattattgttgttgttattattttctatattacTGTCCTGTTGTTCGACACCTTTTAAAACATCTTCTTTTGCTTTTGCATCTGCGTCCACATCAtttactttatttttttcctcttCATTTTTGTCACCTGACTTTACTGTGTCAATAACAGAAACCAGTTCAGGTTCCATCATAATATTCGATTTTAATgatttgtaaaaataatcatgCATATTTAAGTTGTAAATATCCTCAGCAATATTGGAAGCTTCTTTCCACATAGCCAATTCACAAGCAGCTTCTAATTGAATAATTTTGGTTTCTAGATGATATTCAATTTTTAATAAGGATTGATATTCAGGTTTGTGTTTTCCTCTAAGAATTAAATTATAGTGATTTCTTAATAGGTCacttaattttttaaattcaGTTACTCTCTTATTTTCTTTACAAAAAAGAATAGCTTTTTTGGCGGTTTCATGATAAGATTTTTCTAATTTAGGAGTAGCTCTTAAAATTTCTAAAatcattttatatgtttcCATACAAATTCTATATGCATTTTGTAATTTGCGTTCATGTTTGCCTGTTATTTCGATATCTAAAGAAGccattaatattttttctgtAACATCTACATTACTTTCTTCTTGTTCAATTTTCTCTTTATTTAAAACAACATTTTCTTTCGCTAATCTCACCTTCTCTTCAGCTTTATCTCTAAAATCTGTAATAACTTTACCTAAAGAAGCAATATTTCCATGTTGACAAATTATTCTATACTGATGTAAACCATCCTTAACTAAACTTAACTTTTCTAAATACAAGCAAAATTCAATATATCTTAACATAATCTGTTCTTGTAATATATGCCATCCTTGTAAACGAAATGTCCTATGTCCAATAGCACTGTGAAGTATTTGTAAAGCATCTTCATTCTGACCAATAAATTGTAATTCTTCTGCTCTCTTAAGAGCATTCTCAGGTTTCTGAAACGTTTGCATCTTCTTAacaattaatatatatccttatacataaaattataatgttagtacatacatatatatatatatatatatttatgtttttattttgtacaaattatattttcgaaaatgaaaaaaaaattatattctttgttttttatttaacatatatatacatagTAGGTATACTACAAAGGAAACTCAATAAAatgacatatatatatatatatatatatatatatatatatatattatactttCAAAAGTTcctttataaaaaaaaataaaacataagaaattatattaaaaaaaataataaaccttcacaaataaaataacataaatatatatatatatattatactatcttaaaaatgatgatacattcattcatatataaacgattctcatatatatatatttattccattaataatttttgttattatctagggataaaataataaaaaatatatatatatacatcaGAGTACattctttaaaatatatattaaaaaattctaaatattaatatataaaactatataaatatattatatatatatatatatcacatTTATTAACCAATAATCATTTTTGTTAATTCTACATATTtgttaattataaaaatgtgaaaaacaaattggtattaaatatatatatatatatatatatatatatatatatatatatatatatattattaaatatattattttatattcttaatattttttccttttttttgtgttttccataattaaatatatatattatatatattatatttttctttcttaacataaataatatataatatatataaatattaaaaatggatttatgttatatttttctttttctcctttctttttttttttttttttttttttttttttgggccttataattatatttataattttacatatttaaattataaataaaaaaaaaaaaaaattaaatataaaaaaatatatatatatatattataatatatataatttatctttagtattatttcttaattattgtaaaatatattatatatatattatatatacatatattgaagtggatataaaaaaaatacatgaatattttattata is part of the Plasmodium reichenowi strain SY57 chromosome 12, whole genome shotgun sequence genome and harbors:
- a CDS encoding conserved protein, unknown function (transcript variant 1; alternatively spliced), with the protein product MAGQSEKKRLKKASTFIIYASAFFSIFSLVYIIFLFYFRYNLITKYIFGLHCLLFFCYYYCIKSIHYGLTNGMNYTYYTDVLILSFCINIGLFFSFKFFYIYIIIPLYAAYQIINFIFKYFLSSPFGSAEPSKRMEKMEKKKNKVVYKTVY
- a CDS encoding glycerol-3-phosphate 1-O-acyltransferase, putative; protein product: MPDFYFLIRWLCKVIVKSVFRDVNVINPENVPLYGSVIFVGNHNNQFIDACVLIANIPRQVKFIVAEKSMRRAVIGKLASVIGCISVKRPQDLKFKGIGHICWNEGDVKITGINTRFRLDVQMGDKLLIQNKMFPVVKIESETELLIQEVINIECEDKINGVPFKILPKINQTEVYNLVTNSLKNGDTIGIFPEGGSHDRTNLLPLKPGVAIMTLCALADGIEDVSIIPVGLSYSKLYQLQGCATLFYGNAIIISQDLCKEYNNNNREAISKLLSKIEEGMRSCMLTSKDHETSRCIELCVSLYTPERMTISKNKIYNNLQLFCKMFWKFGNSKVIENLSYELKCYEKLLQANKIKDDEVWMLKQSTSAATLKFIEHICTFIFCVIFGMTFSLLWLPLVLISIYLAERHRKDALRNSTIKIQGGDVVSSYKVLVLIVLLPTFNIVYGLLFSIYLYHSWLKRILFVFLSMCILPICYYINLNYAVQIPSLLRQMKILLKVICGKINVWRDNERELISTRHELQLRVRDLVSTLGPDVSDDFLEQLYRNIPKFVVDADTKRLIRGKDEFLPILQRSQLEYKEEIL
- a CDS encoding conserved protein, unknown function (transcript variant 2; alternatively spliced), giving the protein MAGQSEKKRLKKASTFIIYASAFFSIFSLVYIIFLFYFRYNLITKYIFGLHCLLFFCYYYCIKSIHYGLTNGMNYTCFNIVLLYKYRTIFFF
- a CDS encoding eukaryotic translation initiation factor 3 subunit 10, putative; this encodes MQTFQKPENALKRAEELQFIGQNEDALQILHSAIGHRTFRLQGWHILQEQIMLRYIEFCLYLEKLSLVKDGLHQYRIICQHGNIASLGKVITDFRDKAEEKVRLAKENVVLNKEKIEQEESNVDVTEKILMASLDIEITGKHERKLQNAYRICMETYKMILEILRATPKLEKSYHETAKKAILFCKENKRVTEFKKLSDLLRNHYNLILRGKHKPEYQSLLKIEYHLETKIIQLEAACELAMWKEASNIAEDIYNLNMHDYFYKSLKSNIMMEPELVSVIDTVKSGDKNEEEKNKVNDVDADAKAKEDVLKGVEQQDSNIENNNNNNNNNNNNDNNNNDNNNNNNNNNNNNNNNNNKEDEEDGKIQSGDTITKTTDGNVGTGHNTSHSLNQSKEKLRNWIAIFYEKMADILFVYESELFHGLAWLKYCFHILNFKRNMTEKEKTYICNKAVLAVLSIPVIGNKKKSEDFTKQFEAHKKMSQLLGHTSVPVKESLKNALRIRNILNYADENIQKLYSLLENQFTPLSLCLECEVLLKELENTEYAIYTKKIKEVIFHKLILQLSRVYSYISIDYFIENICPDHFMSWNEAEKMLVDLVYQRELEMKIDLTMRAIHFGDKQVLNSSVMIKDSLINMYNDLQNGLKMINETIAIENEVENLTMSTLTYEEEFAYLDKSNKNINYNTATLEDIIENEVFEEKPIENEKVLKKIYEKIDEEHHKIQLLSEEHNKKRKELLKKQKELEQAQLKLKMEKKLLEEKLEKEKKEELARKGEKLRIKEEKHKKKTEAAEQMLKEIKKLCSTNTTKILMKGKYMDEITIDDILNGYVDFDDIEEAQEKLRLNERNEIIKVRKMEAKKVDHYFRAVRQVELSHMNRWIALVFQEDTEILLQEQKAAEEEQKADFEAALKEKEEYVKFSVDIEEFTKNEMKLRVEEFEKNLKAQKERLYNILKEEKIQRAKERRDQHIRKIKAEEERKRREEEEERLLKEEMERKKKEEARKKLEEISKAQRERDLEMDLQMKRKKEESRRSERSHRKSSIDDDLTWRRGDKGGSQNGDDSYRRHDDHHDGAHRDRSEMRDRRDWSGRDRDRDRERDRDRDRDREHRRDRDRDRERDRDRDRERDRDRDRERDRDRDREHRRDRDRDRERDRDRDRERDRDRDRERDRDRDREHRRDRDRDRERDRDRDRERDRDRDRERDRDRDRERDRDRDRERERDRDRDRDRDIKRSDRDHKKDRDDKLDRDSRRRERSGKPENEKKRENDISKRNGTTEERTKNAWNLKEDNDSKAKHETSEENTKSWRNNNKVIDNEIEKAEKYKDGEKKDGEKNKDENSSKNKENDELANGNEENENDEVKKNDDEEASDGGDFTVFKKKKRNILRFFMKA